In the Alkaliphilus oremlandii OhILAs genome, one interval contains:
- a CDS encoding sigma-54 interaction domain-containing protein yields MKGRLDMLNEIDVILNSTQDATIAVDMKGIITLFNRAAEKIVKVKEKDALGKYIEDVLPSTRLPYILKTGESELNRRQVIADISIITSRMPVKDDKGNITGAVAVFRDISEILNLNDEIYKLKEMQSLLEGIFNSSQDAISVCNENGIGIMINPAYTDLIGLSEEDIIGKPATVDVVEGKSVHMRVLKTKKPVKGARLKIGPNKKEVVASAAPIIVDGDLKGSVGILHDLTEIRRLHNELMQAKQIIRKLEAKYTFDDIIGYDELMVTAIEKAKKAALTPATVLLRGESGTGKELFAHAIHNLSYRRYNQFVRVNCAAINENILESELFGYEEGAFTGALKGGKVGFFEQAHGGTIFLDEIGEISLSTQVKLLRVLQEKEIVRVGGTSPINIDVRVIAATNASLEKAIEEGKFREDLYYRLNVIPIQIPPLKKRLSDFHYLVLNLINKLNQEYGRHVENIDEEALERLKSYDWPGNVRELQNIIGRSIINMKINETVIKEEHLPKLLHSELKTNPEQHISYATEDRDNVKNLKETMEALEKQVIMDALNRNNGNRTATAKELQISIRNLYYKMEKYVIEE; encoded by the coding sequence ATGAAGGGAAGATTAGATATGTTGAATGAAATCGATGTAATTTTAAATAGCACCCAAGATGCGACCATTGCTGTAGATATGAAAGGAATTATTACCTTATTTAATAGAGCAGCAGAAAAAATTGTGAAAGTGAAAGAGAAGGATGCTTTAGGAAAATATATTGAAGATGTTCTTCCAAGTACAAGATTACCCTATATTTTAAAAACTGGAGAATCAGAATTAAATCGTAGACAAGTAATCGCAGATATCTCTATTATTACCAGTAGAATGCCTGTAAAGGATGATAAAGGAAATATAACGGGTGCAGTGGCGGTATTCCGGGACATCAGTGAAATACTAAATTTAAATGATGAAATTTATAAATTAAAAGAGATGCAGAGTTTATTGGAAGGAATTTTCAATTCCAGCCAAGATGCTATTTCAGTTTGCAATGAAAATGGCATCGGTATTATGATTAATCCTGCCTATACGGATCTGATCGGACTTTCCGAAGAAGATATCATTGGAAAGCCAGCTACAGTAGATGTTGTAGAAGGCAAAAGTGTTCACATGAGGGTTTTAAAGACTAAAAAGCCAGTAAAAGGTGCAAGACTCAAAATAGGGCCCAATAAAAAAGAAGTTGTAGCCAGCGCAGCGCCGATTATCGTTGATGGGGATCTAAAAGGCAGTGTAGGGATATTGCATGATTTGACCGAGATCAGAAGGCTCCATAATGAGCTGATGCAGGCAAAGCAAATCATCAGAAAGCTTGAGGCAAAATATACCTTTGATGATATTATCGGATACGATGAATTGATGGTTACTGCAATAGAGAAAGCAAAAAAGGCGGCACTGACTCCAGCTACTGTGCTTTTGAGGGGGGAAAGTGGAACAGGAAAAGAGCTATTTGCCCATGCCATCCATAATTTATCCTATCGAAGATACAATCAATTTGTTCGTGTAAACTGTGCTGCAATTAATGAAAACATTCTTGAAAGTGAGCTGTTTGGCTATGAAGAAGGCGCATTTACAGGTGCATTGAAGGGTGGAAAAGTAGGGTTTTTTGAGCAGGCTCATGGTGGGACGATATTCTTAGATGAGATCGGTGAAATCTCTCTCAGTACACAGGTGAAGCTCCTTCGGGTACTGCAGGAAAAAGAAATTGTTCGAGTTGGCGGTACCAGTCCGATCAATATCGATGTACGTGTTATTGCTGCAACGAACGCTTCTTTAGAGAAAGCCATAGAGGAGGGAAAGTTTCGGGAGGATTTATACTACCGATTAAATGTAATTCCCATTCAGATACCGCCTTTAAAAAAGAGATTGAGTGATTTTCATTATCTGGTATTAAATCTAATTAACAAGCTGAATCAAGAATATGGTCGACATGTAGAAAACATTGATGAAGAAGCTTTAGAACGATTGAAATCTTATGATTGGCCAGGGAATGTAAGGGAACTACAAAACATTATTGGACGTTCTATCATCAATATGAAGATTAACGAAACCGTGATTAAAGAGGAACATCTTCCGAAGCTTCTGCATAGTGAACTTAAGACCAATCCAGAACAGCATATAAGTTACGCTACAGAGGATAGGGACAATGTTAAGAATCTGAAGGAAACCATGGAGGCATTGGAAAAACAAGTCATTATGGATGCACTGAATAGAAATAATGGTAATCGTACAGCTACGGCAAAAGAATTACAGATATCCATTCGAAATTTATATTATAAAATGGAGAAATATGTAATTGAAGAATAA
- a CDS encoding CdaR family protein has product MNKTGINNLAPKIISILFSLILWIYVMEAFNPKESRSIPNIPVNLVNVEELKEQDMALVGGEGFTVRAKITGRRDEIYKIKENQIQVKADLRGYKLGSNTIPLEVSAPSNIEIDISPRFIRVDLEGIVKKSKDVKVIISGKPKQNFDQGTMVYKPTAVWVEGPESYVNAVENVVATLDITGEGGSLSSSLALKPVNSRGEEVKNVKINTPYVDVSLDIAFLKSVPVKGVHELKAAEGYKITEVKLSASEVILRGDEELLNNISEVSTEKITLDQLTENQSVHVKLELPENVSVQGEAPIKLDVTVEKLEEKIYKINRENILFNNLGENLKLDKSSIPESLNITITGLKSILDTIDKNVIRVEVDLAELSANEYTIEPVVTLPFIIEKDIAEVRLEPKSIKIKLLKQ; this is encoded by the coding sequence ATGAATAAGACAGGTATTAACAATCTCGCACCCAAGATTATTTCAATTCTTTTTTCTCTTATTTTATGGATTTATGTGATGGAAGCCTTTAATCCAAAGGAGAGTAGAAGTATCCCCAATATCCCTGTAAATCTTGTAAACGTAGAAGAACTAAAAGAGCAAGATATGGCCTTAGTCGGAGGAGAAGGCTTTACTGTAAGGGCAAAAATTACGGGACGAAGGGATGAGATATATAAAATTAAGGAAAATCAAATTCAAGTAAAGGCAGATTTACGAGGGTATAAGTTAGGATCCAATACGATCCCTTTGGAAGTGTCTGCTCCCAGTAATATTGAAATTGATATTAGTCCCCGATTTATTCGGGTAGATCTAGAGGGAATCGTGAAAAAATCTAAGGATGTAAAGGTAATTATTTCAGGAAAGCCAAAGCAGAACTTCGATCAAGGAACGATGGTATATAAACCGACTGCTGTATGGGTAGAAGGACCAGAGAGCTATGTAAATGCTGTAGAAAATGTAGTAGCAACATTGGATATTACAGGAGAAGGCGGGTCGCTTTCATCAAGCTTAGCATTGAAGCCAGTGAACAGTAGAGGTGAGGAAGTAAAGAATGTAAAGATAAATACACCGTATGTAGATGTATCTCTAGATATTGCTTTCTTAAAATCTGTACCCGTGAAAGGCGTTCACGAACTGAAGGCAGCAGAAGGGTATAAGATTACCGAAGTAAAACTCAGTGCATCAGAGGTGATTCTGCGAGGGGACGAAGAATTACTCAACAATATTTCTGAAGTCTCTACAGAGAAGATTACACTAGATCAATTGACAGAAAATCAGAGTGTCCATGTGAAACTAGAGCTTCCAGAGAATGTTTCTGTTCAAGGTGAAGCACCGATTAAACTGGATGTAACCGTTGAAAAATTAGAGGAAAAAATCTACAAAATTAACAGAGAGAACATCTTATTTAACAATTTAGGGGAAAATTTAAAATTGGATAAGAGTAGTATTCCAGAGAGTTTAAATATAACGATTACAGGCTTAAAATCCATATTGGATACCATCGATAAGAATGTTATTAGAGTGGAAGTGGATTTAGCAGAACTAAGTGCCAATGAATACACCATTGAGCCAGTAGTTACATTGCCTTTTATTATAGAAAAGGATATAGCGGAAGTTCGATTAGAGCCAAAATCTATAAAGATAAAATTATTAAAGCAGTAA
- the cdaA gene encoding diadenylate cyclase CdaA, with translation MNIGIRDIADMAIVAFVFYKLYMLIRETRAEQLIKGIILLLLATQVSGWLQLHVINWILRNTMTVGVIAILIVFQPELRRALEYIGRTKFLTKSIIDIEEEEIKNAVSELTEAVGSLSRQKIGALIVIERETGLSEVVETGTEIRGKISSGLLINIFIPNTPLHDGAVVMRKNQILAAGCLLPLTDNPNISKALGTRHRAGIGITERSDSMVVIVSEETGSISIAENGKLRRFLDVEKLSEILLKSYEAEENRKLQFLKMKWRQKDE, from the coding sequence ATGAATATTGGGATTAGAGATATTGCCGACATGGCAATTGTTGCCTTTGTTTTTTATAAATTATATATGTTAATTAGAGAAACTAGGGCCGAGCAGCTTATAAAGGGAATTATTTTATTGCTATTGGCCACGCAGGTAAGTGGATGGCTTCAGCTTCATGTCATCAATTGGATTTTGAGAAATACGATGACAGTAGGAGTCATTGCCATATTAATTGTATTTCAACCGGAATTGAGAAGAGCTCTAGAATATATCGGTAGGACAAAATTCCTGACGAAGTCCATCATTGATATCGAAGAAGAAGAGATAAAGAATGCTGTTTCAGAATTAACTGAGGCAGTGGGATCCCTTTCGAGACAAAAAATCGGTGCACTGATTGTTATTGAAAGAGAAACGGGATTAAGTGAAGTTGTAGAGACCGGAACTGAAATTCGTGGAAAAATATCCAGTGGTTTATTGATTAATATTTTTATTCCAAATACGCCCCTTCATGATGGCGCTGTCGTTATGAGAAAGAATCAGATTTTAGCCGCTGGATGCCTTCTACCATTGACAGATAATCCAAATATCAGTAAAGCCTTAGGTACGAGACATCGAGCAGGAATTGGGATTACAGAGAGATCAGATTCTATGGTCGTTATTGTTTCCGAGGAAACGGGATCTATTTCTATTGCTGAAAATGGAAAACTCAGAAGATTTTTGGATGTTGAAAAGTTGTCTGAAATCTTATTGAAAAGCTATGAGGCCGAAGAAAATCGCAAGCTACAATTCTTAAAAATGAAATGGAGGCAGAAGGATGAATAA
- a CDS encoding shikimate 5-dehydrogenase, whose protein sequence is MNRFAFIVHPIEIDDIYKKYGFLKILPKNMTEKLVRSMPPSITSHITNVKSTYQESEGWFVGVPMTSKMMIEMSEEYVLRKIIKAGKMAESLGAKIVGLGAYTSVIGDGGVTIANNLGIAVTTGNTYTVASAFEATKQACRLLDKNLKECEIAVVGATGSIGKVCAELACREARKTTIISRSNEKLLAVKEEFIQKYGESISIECSSSIKEGIKNADVVITVTSSIDDIIKPEYIKSGAVVCDVARPRDVSKLVREQRKDVLVIDGGVIQVPDGVDFNFNFGFPKGLCYACMAETMILSLEGKYENFSIGRSMKIEKVDEINRLAEKHGFRIAGLRSFEKVVDEGYIQDVINNIGKVYV, encoded by the coding sequence ATGAATCGTTTTGCTTTTATCGTTCATCCAATAGAGATTGATGATATCTATAAAAAATATGGATTTTTAAAAATACTGCCTAAAAATATGACAGAAAAGCTGGTGCGCAGTATGCCTCCCTCCATTACCTCACACATTACGAATGTAAAGAGTACATACCAAGAATCGGAGGGATGGTTTGTCGGTGTTCCAATGACCTCAAAGATGATGATTGAAATGTCAGAAGAATATGTCCTAAGGAAAATAATAAAGGCAGGTAAAATGGCTGAAAGCTTGGGTGCAAAAATAGTGGGTCTTGGAGCGTATACCTCAGTGATAGGGGACGGTGGTGTAACGATTGCCAATAATTTAGGGATTGCTGTGACCACAGGAAATACTTATACAGTGGCTTCTGCATTTGAAGCGACGAAGCAAGCATGCAGATTACTGGATAAAAATTTAAAGGAATGTGAAATTGCTGTGGTAGGAGCCACGGGGTCTATAGGAAAGGTATGTGCTGAACTTGCTTGTAGAGAGGCTAGAAAAACAACAATCATCAGTAGAAGCAACGAGAAGCTTTTAGCAGTAAAAGAAGAATTTATTCAAAAGTATGGGGAGTCTATTTCAATAGAATGTAGCAGTAGCATAAAAGAAGGGATTAAAAATGCAGATGTAGTAATTACGGTAACCAGCAGTATTGACGATATCATCAAGCCAGAATATATTAAAAGTGGTGCAGTGGTTTGTGATGTGGCCAGGCCAAGAGATGTATCGAAGTTGGTGAGAGAACAGAGAAAAGATGTATTAGTGATAGATGGTGGTGTGATCCAGGTGCCCGATGGTGTAGATTTTAATTTTAACTTTGGATTTCCAAAGGGATTATGTTATGCTTGTATGGCAGAGACTATGATTTTATCCCTAGAAGGGAAATATGAAAACTTTAGTATCGGAAGATCCATGAAAATAGAAAAGGTTGATGAAATCAATCGGCTTGCAGAGAAGCATGGATTTAGAATTGCCGGACTTAGAAGTTTTGAAAAGGTAGTAGATGAAGGATATATACAGGACGTTATCAATAACATAGGAAAAGTATACGTATAA
- a CDS encoding aspartate aminotransferase family protein: protein MVNQIDNKKLISIEEALECGNEEAEENYRRYMNPQFAMILKTLGFNKNFVKAKDMIVWDKEGNEYLDFLGGYGSLNVGHNNEFIIDSLNKINHMPNILQLAMNPLTSVLAKNLATITPGDLKYTFFCNSGAEAVEGALKIAKIATKKSRVIYCKGAFHGKSMGALSVTGRDKYKQYFEPMVPLATEVPYGDLSALKLILEEYNDVAAFIVEPIQGEGGIILPPVDYLRKAKKLCSQYGVLLIADEIQTGLGRTGHWFACDAEDVVPDIMCIAKSLSGGIIPIGAYITKEEIWKSAYGSLERCLLHTSTFGGNTWAAAAGISTIQFIEENNLQNEALEKGNYVLSKLVQLREQYPILKDVRGRGLMIGLEFSTIKFPLINNLMNKNMQELIAEYTGAIVANELMNHYNIITAYTLNNPNVIRIEPPLTVTYEQLDRFINALEDILIRNKSMGSITLNAAKNIIKSVVSGGK from the coding sequence ATGGTGAATCAAATAGATAATAAAAAATTGATCTCTATAGAGGAAGCCCTGGAATGTGGCAATGAGGAAGCGGAAGAAAACTATAGAAGATATATGAATCCGCAATTTGCCATGATTTTAAAAACACTGGGTTTTAATAAAAATTTCGTCAAGGCAAAGGATATGATTGTTTGGGATAAGGAAGGAAATGAATATCTAGATTTCCTAGGTGGGTACGGTTCCCTGAACGTGGGACATAATAATGAATTCATAATCGATTCATTAAACAAGATCAACCATATGCCCAATATATTACAATTGGCCATGAATCCGTTGACAAGCGTATTAGCAAAAAATCTAGCCACAATAACACCAGGAGATTTGAAATATACCTTTTTCTGTAACAGTGGTGCAGAAGCCGTAGAAGGTGCATTGAAGATCGCAAAAATAGCAACCAAAAAATCCAGAGTAATCTACTGTAAGGGTGCTTTTCATGGAAAATCCATGGGTGCATTATCGGTTACGGGAAGAGATAAGTATAAGCAATATTTTGAACCGATGGTACCCCTAGCTACGGAGGTTCCCTATGGAGACCTATCTGCACTAAAATTGATTTTAGAAGAATATAATGATGTTGCAGCATTTATCGTAGAACCGATTCAAGGTGAGGGAGGGATTATTCTTCCACCTGTGGACTATTTAAGGAAAGCAAAAAAACTTTGTTCACAGTATGGCGTATTGTTGATTGCAGATGAGATACAGACTGGATTAGGTAGAACAGGGCATTGGTTTGCTTGTGATGCAGAAGATGTAGTGCCTGATATTATGTGTATTGCTAAATCCTTAAGTGGAGGAATTATTCCTATCGGTGCATATATAACAAAGGAAGAAATATGGAAAAGCGCATATGGTTCTTTGGAGCGATGCTTATTGCACACTTCTACTTTTGGTGGAAATACATGGGCAGCAGCAGCCGGTATTTCTACAATACAATTTATAGAAGAAAATAATTTGCAAAATGAAGCCTTAGAAAAAGGAAACTATGTCTTAAGCAAATTAGTTCAATTAAGAGAACAATATCCAATTTTAAAAGATGTAAGAGGAAGAGGGCTTATGATAGGACTGGAATTTAGCACAATAAAATTTCCTTTAATCAATAATTTAATGAACAAAAATATGCAAGAACTCATTGCTGAATATACAGGGGCTATTGTAGCCAATGAATTGATGAACCACTATAACATAATTACAGCGTATACATTAAACAATCCCAATGTGATTCGAATAGAACCACCACTGACTGTTACCTATGAGCAATTGGACCGATTTATTAACGCATTAGAAGATATTCTCATCAGAAATAAAAGTATGGGATCGATTACTTTAAATGCCGCTAAAAATATTATAAAATCTGTAGTGAGTGGAGGGAAATAA